TCTAACCGAAAGGCTCTCGTCACATCCATGCTGATAGCCTAATAGTTGAAATAGGAGATAATATGACAGTACCTTACATTATCATGGGCGCACATGGCGGCATTGGCTGGCGTTTGACCGAGATGCTGGCTGATGAAGGCCATAGCGTATTTGCCACCGCACGCGACGAAAAAACAAGGGGCTGACACCTAATAATATTCTTTGAGCAACTTTTTCAGGTCTGCCAGTAAGTCACTTGGTGTGCCCATATTAAACCTCCACTCACATTCTTTCAAGAACAGATTAAAATGCTCT
The sequence above is drawn from the Rickettsiales bacterium genome and encodes:
- a CDS encoding IS1595 family transposase, yielding EHFNLFLKECEWRFNMGTPSDLLADLKKLLKEYY